From Nicotiana tabacum cultivar K326 chromosome 20, ASM71507v2, whole genome shotgun sequence, one genomic window encodes:
- the LOC107763093 gene encoding spermidine synthase (The RefSeq protein has 2 substitutions, 1 non-frameshifting indel compared to this genomic sequence), whose product MAEECAAFVKGSDQLPVKRPREEEQQQQEEMEAANHNNDNGCTNESPYISSVLPGWFSEISPLWPGEAHSLKVEKILFQGKSDYQNVMVFQSSTYGKVLVLDGVIQLTERDECAYQEMIAHLPLCSIPNPKKVLVIGGGDGGVLREVSRHSSVEQIDICEIDKMVVEVSKQFFPDVAVGYEDPRVNLHIGDGVAFLKNVAAGTYDAVIVDSSDPIGPAQELFEKPFFDSIARALRPGGVVSTQAESIWLHMHIIEEIVANCRQIFKGSVNYAWTTVPTYPSGMIGFMLCSTEGPAVDFKNPINPIDADASHNKTLGPMKFYNSELHKASFCLPSFAKRVIESKGK is encoded by the exons ATGGCAGAGGAGTGTGCAGCATTTGTGAAGGGATCTGATCAATTGCCTGTGAAGAGACCAAGAGAagaggaacaacaacaacaagaagagaTGGAAGCAGCAAACCACAACAACAACGGCTGCACCAATGAATCTCCTTATATCTCTTCTGTTCTTCCTGGCTGGTTCTCTGAGATTAGCCCCCTTTGGCCTG GGGAAGCACACTCGTTGAAGGTTGAGAAGATATTGTTCCAAGGGAAGTCTGATTATCAGAATGTCATGGTTTTTCAG TCATCAACTTATGGAAAGGTGCTTGTTTTGGATGGTGTGATCCAACTCACAGAAAGGGATGAATGTGCTTACCAAGAGATGATCGCTCATCTTCCTCTTTGTTCAATTCCAAATCCCAAAAAG GTGCTGGTTATTGGAGGAGGAGATGGTGGTGTCTTGCGTGAGGTGTCGCGTCATTCTTCTGTTGAGCAGATTGACATATGTGAGATTGACAAGATGGTAGTTGAG GTTTCTAAACAATTTTTCCCAGATGTGGCTGTAGGATACGAGGATCCACGTGTGAATCTACACATTGGTGATG GAGTTGCATTTTTGAAAAGTGTTGCTGCAGGAACTTACGATGCTGTCATAGTGGATTCATCTGACCCTATAG GTCCAGCACAAGAGTTGTTCGAAAAGCCTTTCTTTGAATCTATAGCAAGAGCTCTGCGTCCAGGAGGGGTTGTATCTACACAGGCTGAGAGCATATGGCTTCACATGCACATTATTGAAGAAATTGTTGCCAattgccgccaaatcttcaaaggCTCAGTCAACTATGCATGGACTACAGTTCCTACTTATCCAAG CGGTATGATTGGTTTCATGCTCTGCTCTACCGAGGGACCTGCAGTTGATTTCAAGAACCCAATTAACCCCATCGATGCCGATGCCAGCCATAACAAAACTCTTGGACCTATGAAGTTCTACAACTCTGAG CTTCACAAAGCATCATTCTGTTTGCCATCATTTGCCAAGAGGGTGATTGAATCCAAAGGAAAATGA